Proteins from one methanogenic archaeon mixed culture ISO4-G1 genomic window:
- a CDS encoding phosphoribosylaminoimidazolecarboxamide formyltransferase/IMP cyclohydrolase PurH codes for MHFLNRGGVHLAKIKRAVISVSDKSGIVDFAKELAATGVDIISTGGTYKLLKENGIKVTEVSDVTGFPEMLDGRVKTLHPKIHAGILARRDIPEHMSAIKEKGICPIDMVVINLYPFKQTVLKPGVEFEDIVENIDIGGPSMIRAAAKNYQSVAVVTDPKQYPEILEQLKTKGELDLALHEKLMAEAFVATANYDAMIASQMKERFIGKFPDSFPIPLEKVQDLRYGENPNQSAAFYKDPFTPGPTVAKAECLHGKELSYNNILDLDKALDICMDFEKPTAVVMKHTNPCGLASADTIFEAFETAYNVDPLSAFGCVICLNRPCDKKCAEMISKYFVEAVICPDYEEGTLEIMEVKKNIRLLRTNSPIGPSERVREYKMKKVQGGMLVQTDEDVVVDPKNLKVITKRAPTEEEIHSLLFAWKLAKHVTSNAVVYVKGERAVGIGAGQMSRVDSAKIATMKANEPTEGCVMASDAFFPFRDGVDEAAKAGVTAIIQPGGSIRDQEVIDAANEHNIAMVFTGCRVFRH; via the coding sequence ATGCATTTCCTCAACAGAGGGGGTGTGCATCTGGCTAAGATCAAGAGGGCAGTCATCAGTGTCTCCGACAAGAGCGGAATCGTCGATTTCGCCAAGGAGCTCGCCGCCACAGGAGTGGACATCATCTCCACCGGCGGAACGTATAAGTTGTTGAAAGAGAACGGAATCAAGGTCACCGAGGTCTCCGACGTCACGGGATTCCCCGAGATGCTGGACGGACGCGTCAAGACGCTCCATCCCAAGATCCATGCAGGCATCCTGGCCCGCAGGGACATCCCGGAGCACATGAGCGCCATCAAGGAAAAGGGCATCTGCCCCATCGACATGGTGGTCATCAACCTCTATCCGTTCAAGCAGACGGTCCTGAAACCCGGCGTGGAGTTCGAGGACATCGTCGAGAACATCGACATCGGCGGACCCAGCATGATCCGTGCCGCAGCGAAGAACTATCAGTCCGTCGCGGTCGTCACAGACCCCAAGCAGTATCCCGAGATCCTCGAGCAGCTCAAGACCAAGGGAGAGCTCGATCTGGCACTTCACGAGAAGCTCATGGCCGAGGCATTCGTCGCCACCGCCAACTACGATGCGATGATCGCCTCCCAGATGAAGGAGAGGTTCATCGGCAAGTTCCCCGACTCGTTCCCGATCCCGCTGGAGAAGGTGCAGGACCTCAGGTATGGGGAGAACCCCAACCAGTCTGCCGCATTCTACAAGGACCCGTTCACACCCGGCCCCACCGTCGCGAAGGCGGAGTGCCTGCACGGAAAGGAGCTGTCCTACAACAACATCCTGGACCTGGACAAGGCACTGGACATATGCATGGACTTCGAGAAGCCCACCGCGGTGGTAATGAAGCACACCAACCCCTGCGGTCTGGCATCCGCCGACACGATCTTCGAGGCATTCGAGACCGCCTACAACGTGGATCCCCTGTCCGCATTCGGCTGCGTCATCTGCCTCAACAGGCCCTGCGACAAGAAGTGCGCGGAGATGATTTCCAAGTACTTCGTCGAGGCCGTCATCTGCCCGGACTACGAGGAGGGCACCCTCGAGATCATGGAGGTCAAGAAGAACATCCGTCTGCTCAGGACCAACAGCCCCATCGGACCGTCCGAGAGGGTCAGGGAGTACAAGATGAAGAAGGTCCAGGGCGGAATGCTCGTGCAGACCGACGAGGACGTCGTCGTCGACCCCAAGAACCTCAAGGTCATCACCAAGCGCGCACCCACCGAGGAGGAGATCCACTCACTGCTTTTCGCATGGAAGCTGGCCAAGCACGTCACGTCCAACGCCGTCGTCTACGTCAAGGGCGAGCGCGCGGTCGGAATCGGTGCAGGTCAGATGAGCCGTGTGGATTCCGCGAAGATCGCCACCATGAAGGCCAACGAGCCCACCGAGGGCTGCGTCATGGCATCGGATGCGTTCTTCCCGTTCAGGGACGGTGTCGACGAGGCCGCCAAGGCCGGCGTCACGGCGATCATCCAGCCCGGAGGAAGCATCAGGGACCAGGAGGTCATCGATGCTGCCAACGAGCACAACATCGCCATGGTCTTCACCGGATGCCGTGTCTTCAGGCACTGA
- a CDS encoding transketolase C-terminal subunit, translated as MTGEKLAQRNYYGKALAELAKENPNVVVMDADLAGSTKTSEFQKVCPERFVEVGIAEQNMIGIASGLAAAGKVVFASTFGVFATGRCWEQIRLGVAYPKLNVKIVATHCGISVGEDGASHQALEDIAIMRSLPNMVVVAPADAYEAFAATKVLASYDGPAYMRMGRADFPTILEPDVEFRIGKATVLREGADVTIIGCGQMVSSCLGAAAELEAEGVSAEVINMSTIKPIDREAIEQSVAKTGCCVTAEEHSIIGGLGSAVAEVLCDGACVPLERVGTKDTFGESGKPDDLMVKYGLTTADIVAAAKKSISRKG; from the coding sequence GTGACCGGAGAGAAGCTGGCGCAGCGCAACTATTACGGAAAGGCACTGGCGGAGCTCGCCAAGGAGAATCCCAACGTCGTCGTCATGGACGCCGACCTCGCGGGTTCCACCAAGACATCGGAGTTCCAGAAGGTCTGCCCCGAGAGGTTCGTGGAGGTCGGTATCGCGGAGCAGAACATGATCGGCATCGCGTCCGGACTGGCCGCGGCAGGGAAGGTCGTATTCGCATCGACCTTCGGAGTCTTCGCCACGGGGAGGTGCTGGGAGCAGATCAGGCTCGGAGTCGCCTATCCCAAACTCAACGTCAAGATCGTCGCCACCCACTGCGGAATCAGCGTGGGGGAGGACGGCGCGTCCCACCAGGCGCTGGAGGACATCGCTATCATGCGCTCGCTCCCCAACATGGTGGTCGTGGCACCCGCCGACGCCTACGAGGCGTTCGCGGCGACGAAGGTACTGGCATCCTACGACGGACCCGCCTACATGAGGATGGGCCGTGCGGACTTCCCCACGATCCTCGAGCCAGATGTGGAGTTCAGGATCGGCAAGGCCACCGTCCTGAGGGAGGGGGCCGATGTGACCATCATCGGATGCGGACAGATGGTATCGTCCTGCCTGGGGGCAGCGGCGGAGCTGGAGGCCGAGGGCGTCAGTGCCGAGGTCATCAACATGTCAACGATCAAACCCATCGACAGGGAGGCCATCGAGCAGTCGGTCGCGAAGACTGGCTGCTGCGTGACCGCGGAGGAGCACAGCATCATAGGAGGTCTGGGTTCGGCCGTGGCGGAGGTCCTCTGCGACGGAGCATGCGTGCCCCTGGAGAGGGTGGGTACCAAGGATACCTTCGGGGAATCCGGAAAACCTGACGACCTCATGGTCAAATACGGCCTGACCACGGCGGACATCGTCGCGGCGGCAAAGAAATCGATTTCAAGGAAGGGCTGA
- a CDS encoding geranylgeranyl reductase family protein — protein sequence MHDVIVVGGGPAGSLAAKSLAKSGYDIAVLEEHPEAGTPQHCTGLISEQTAEMSGIRPDRLNTLYGAEFIFPGGQSITIRSDKPKAVIVDRADMDRRMAEAAMDAGAEYKFSEKYLSHSLKDGVTVETDRGTYRSKAIVGADGASSKVALSLGDNWPKEFVRGIQADVRYRSDDQEIFKVYLGNKIAPGFFAWEIPCGGFTRIGLCTSWSVGPPSEYLTDLLIRLGLQDRVMKVYNGKIPLGGRPILYGDRCLLAGDAAGFVKPLSGGGLYPTFKANRHLVETLTNALQLDSFTDTDLVKYVLACKEDFGKELERSYYLRKRFKRLSDSDFNKVYDFVIKNQLVSDLNDLDIDHPAESVRKLVSSPKIAISAIPIFLRSLR from the coding sequence ATGCACGACGTGATCGTCGTCGGCGGAGGTCCCGCCGGCAGTCTGGCGGCCAAGTCGTTGGCCAAGAGCGGTTATGACATCGCGGTGTTGGAGGAGCATCCCGAGGCCGGGACACCCCAGCACTGCACAGGATTGATCAGCGAGCAGACCGCGGAGATGTCCGGGATAAGGCCGGATAGGCTCAACACCCTCTACGGCGCGGAGTTCATATTCCCGGGCGGCCAGTCGATAACGATACGTTCCGACAAGCCCAAGGCAGTCATCGTGGACCGTGCGGACATGGACCGCAGGATGGCCGAGGCCGCCATGGACGCCGGAGCGGAGTACAAGTTCAGCGAGAAGTATCTCAGTCATTCACTGAAGGACGGGGTCACCGTCGAGACCGACAGGGGGACGTACCGTTCCAAGGCCATCGTCGGGGCCGACGGCGCATCGTCCAAGGTCGCACTGTCCCTTGGGGACAACTGGCCCAAGGAGTTCGTCAGAGGGATCCAGGCGGATGTCAGGTACAGGTCGGACGACCAGGAGATATTCAAGGTGTACCTGGGCAACAAGATCGCGCCCGGTTTCTTCGCATGGGAGATCCCCTGCGGCGGTTTCACCCGCATAGGTCTGTGCACATCATGGTCAGTCGGTCCGCCATCCGAGTACCTCACGGACCTGCTGATCCGTCTGGGTCTGCAGGACAGGGTCATGAAGGTCTACAACGGGAAGATCCCTCTGGGAGGACGTCCCATCCTATATGGTGACAGATGCCTCCTGGCCGGGGATGCGGCGGGGTTCGTCAAACCGCTGTCCGGAGGGGGCCTGTATCCCACGTTCAAGGCCAACAGGCATCTGGTCGAGACGCTCACCAACGCGCTCCAGCTGGACTCGTTCACCGACACGGACCTGGTGAAGTACGTCCTGGCCTGCAAGGAGGACTTCGGCAAGGAGCTCGAACGCTCGTACTATCTCAGGAAGAGGTTCAAGAGGCTCTCGGACTCCGATTTCAACAAGGTCTACGATTTCGTCATCAAGAACCAACTGGTGTCCGACCTCAACGATCTGGACATCGACCATCCCGCGGAGTCGGTGAGGAAGCTGGTGTCGAGTCCGAAGATTGCGATCTCAGCGATACCCATATTCCTGAGGTCCCTCAGATGA
- a CDS encoding transaldolase has protein sequence MKIFIDTANLDMIKEINSWGILDGVTTNPSLIAKEGVDVRTRVKEIAAIVDGPISAEAMSTTCDEMVKEGRELAKIHPNINVKLPMCVETLKATKILSSEGIKVNVTLIFSPLQALLAAKAGAAFVSPFIGRLDDIGQFGGDLVAQIMTILENYGYPTEVIAASIRGPTHVLEAALNGCDIATIPYDTLKKMVAHPKTDEGIQKFIADYEKSKKN, from the coding sequence ATGAAGATATTCATAGACACTGCGAATCTGGACATGATCAAGGAGATCAACAGCTGGGGGATCCTCGACGGGGTCACCACCAACCCCAGCCTCATCGCGAAGGAGGGAGTGGACGTCAGGACGCGCGTCAAGGAGATCGCCGCCATCGTCGACGGACCCATCTCCGCCGAGGCCATGTCCACCACATGCGACGAGATGGTCAAGGAGGGCCGCGAGCTCGCGAAGATCCACCCCAACATCAACGTCAAGCTGCCCATGTGCGTCGAGACGCTGAAGGCGACCAAGATCCTCTCCTCGGAGGGAATCAAGGTCAACGTCACACTCATCTTCTCGCCTCTGCAGGCACTGCTCGCGGCCAAGGCCGGAGCGGCGTTCGTCTCGCCCTTCATCGGACGTCTGGACGATATCGGCCAGTTCGGAGGCGACCTCGTCGCCCAGATCATGACCATCCTGGAGAACTACGGTTACCCCACGGAGGTCATCGCAGCATCCATCCGCGGACCCACACACGTGCTCGAGGCGGCGCTCAACGGATGCGACATCGCCACGATCCCCTACGACACCCTCAAGAAGATGGTCGCGCACCCCAAGACCGACGAGGGCATCCAGAAGTTCATCGCCGATTACGAGAAGTCGAAGAAGAACTGA
- a CDS encoding RNA-metabolising metallo-beta-lactamase, translating to MEMKCKFLGGADMVGRMGMTLEGDGMTALIEYGLSPTKPPEYPLPAPRVDYAFLTHSHLDHCGMIPQICGKNECDLFTTPLSAEIAELMMYDTLKIAKAEDYPQPYTSGDIERTMKAVVPMTYEDQISINHFDVTMLDAGHIPGAAMFQFEKDVSTIYSGDIHTEAQRLVGGAKPADCTNLFIEGTYGGRYHPDRKETEEAFIAKIEEVLDRGGKVLIPCFAVGRTQEIMLLLRNLGYEMWVDGMGRSVTRLFLDYPEYIRDVKHLKAAKRKFNEVRNANSRASAIKGEIIVTTGGMLDGGPVLGYLNAIKDDEKSAILLVGYQAEDTNGRMLLEEGCVKIDGEIVKISCELKKYDFSAHADHGQIVDFIRKCDPDNVIIMHSESREAFLPDLEGDYNVILPTTGQEFTLDM from the coding sequence ATGGAAATGAAATGCAAATTCCTGGGCGGTGCCGACATGGTCGGACGCATGGGGATGACCCTGGAAGGGGACGGCATGACCGCGCTCATCGAGTACGGTCTGAGCCCTACCAAACCGCCAGAGTACCCTCTCCCTGCGCCACGTGTAGACTATGCTTTCCTGACGCACTCGCACCTGGATCACTGCGGAATGATCCCGCAGATATGCGGGAAGAACGAATGCGACCTGTTCACCACACCGCTCTCCGCCGAGATAGCGGAGCTCATGATGTACGACACGCTGAAGATCGCGAAGGCGGAGGACTACCCACAGCCCTACACGTCCGGGGACATCGAGAGGACCATGAAGGCAGTAGTGCCCATGACCTACGAGGACCAGATCAGCATCAACCACTTCGACGTGACGATGCTCGACGCCGGCCACATCCCCGGAGCAGCGATGTTCCAGTTCGAGAAGGACGTCTCCACAATCTACTCCGGAGACATCCACACGGAGGCCCAGAGGCTCGTCGGAGGCGCCAAGCCCGCCGACTGTACCAACCTCTTCATCGAGGGCACCTACGGAGGGCGCTACCACCCTGACAGGAAGGAGACGGAGGAGGCGTTCATCGCCAAGATCGAGGAGGTCCTCGACCGCGGCGGAAAGGTCCTCATCCCCTGCTTCGCCGTGGGAAGGACGCAGGAGATCATGCTCCTGCTCAGGAACCTCGGATACGAGATGTGGGTCGACGGTATGGGAAGGTCCGTGACACGCCTGTTCCTCGATTACCCGGAGTACATCAGGGATGTCAAGCACCTCAAGGCGGCCAAGAGGAAGTTCAACGAGGTCAGGAACGCCAACTCCAGGGCGTCCGCCATCAAGGGCGAGATCATCGTCACCACCGGCGGAATGCTCGACGGAGGCCCCGTCCTCGGATACCTCAACGCCATCAAGGACGATGAGAAGAGCGCCATCCTCCTGGTAGGATACCAGGCGGAGGACACCAACGGAAGGATGCTGCTGGAAGAGGGCTGCGTGAAGATCGACGGCGAGATCGTCAAGATCTCATGCGAGCTCAAGAAGTACGACTTCTCCGCGCACGCCGACCACGGTCAGATCGTCGACTTCATCAGGAAGTGCGACCCTGACAACGTCATCATCATGCACTCCGAGTCCCGCGAGGCGTTCCTCCCAGACCTCGAAGGAGACTACAACGTGATACTCCCGACCACCGGCCAGGAGTTCACGCTCGACATGTGA
- a CDS encoding transketolase N-terminal subunit yields the protein MASDIAELENIANKLRLHVVEMTYAARSGHPGGSLSAADMMAALYFSFMKHDPKDPSWEDRDRFVLSKGHVAPVLYAALAESGYFPVEDLLTLRQIGSKLQGHPVRGKVPGVEMSTGSLGQGLSMACGIALAGKMDGKDYKTICMLGDGEMQEGQNWEAAMFARQYELTNLIAIVDRNRLQITGDTESAVGLEPLPEKWKSFGWNVIIIDGHNMRQILEALDKAAAARTRPTVIIMKTVKGKGVSFMENNAGFHGRACNDGEQAKAIEELKAVIQ from the coding sequence ATGGCATCGGACATCGCCGAACTGGAGAACATAGCGAACAAGCTGAGGCTCCACGTAGTGGAGATGACGTATGCGGCACGCTCCGGACACCCCGGAGGATCGCTGTCCGCCGCGGACATGATGGCCGCGCTCTACTTCAGTTTCATGAAGCACGACCCCAAGGACCCTTCCTGGGAGGACAGGGATAGGTTCGTGCTCTCCAAGGGCCACGTGGCCCCCGTGCTCTACGCCGCACTGGCGGAGAGCGGTTACTTCCCTGTGGAGGATCTCCTCACCCTGAGGCAGATCGGTTCCAAGCTCCAGGGCCACCCCGTGCGCGGGAAGGTACCGGGAGTTGAGATGTCCACCGGATCGCTGGGACAGGGACTCAGTATGGCCTGCGGAATCGCACTGGCCGGCAAGATGGACGGCAAGGATTACAAGACGATCTGCATGCTGGGCGACGGAGAGATGCAGGAGGGTCAGAACTGGGAGGCGGCGATGTTCGCGCGCCAGTACGAGCTGACCAACCTGATCGCGATCGTGGACCGCAACAGGCTGCAGATCACCGGCGACACCGAATCCGCGGTGGGATTGGAGCCCCTCCCGGAGAAGTGGAAGTCGTTCGGATGGAACGTCATCATCATCGACGGCCACAACATGCGCCAGATCCTGGAGGCTCTGGACAAGGCCGCGGCTGCAAGGACCAGGCCCACGGTCATCATCATGAAGACAGTCAAGGGCAAGGGCGTCTCCTTCATGGAGAACAACGCCGGATTCCACGGAAGGGCCTGCAACGACGGAGAGCAGGCCAAGGCCATCGAGGAGCTCAAGGCGGTGATACAGTGA
- a CDS encoding ribonuclease III Rnc codes for MESDFEMSVREFLAREPFCFRNVPDDALSLFCAALTHDSYSNEALQRDPPERAESYERLEFLGDAVLEFLVCEHVFRETAIIEGPMTDYKQDKVCNGNISQRILDKGIQIDSLMRVGKGQKQIEEKMRADCFEALVAATYLSYGLDEARDLVHRVLL; via the coding sequence ATGGAGTCCGATTTCGAGATGTCCGTGAGGGAGTTCCTGGCGAGGGAACCGTTCTGTTTCAGGAATGTGCCAGATGATGCACTTTCCCTTTTCTGCGCAGCCCTCACGCACGACAGTTACTCCAACGAGGCGCTGCAGAGGGACCCGCCGGAGAGGGCGGAATCCTACGAACGCCTGGAGTTCCTCGGGGACGCCGTCCTGGAGTTCCTCGTATGCGAGCACGTCTTCAGGGAGACGGCGATCATCGAGGGTCCCATGACCGACTACAAGCAGGACAAGGTCTGCAACGGGAACATATCGCAGCGCATCCTCGACAAGGGCATCCAGATCGATTCGCTGATGAGGGTCGGGAAGGGTCAGAAGCAGATCGAGGAGAAGATGCGTGCGGACTGCTTCGAGGCGCTGGTCGCGGCCACGTATCTGTCGTACGGTCTGGATGAGGCCCGCGATCTGGTTCACAGGGTTCTCCTTTGA
- a CDS encoding transcription termination factor Tfs → MMFPKDGKYVCNSCGAVKEIGGKAEVIKTDSKERETTVITENVATLPKTRIPCPECGHTEAFFVIRQTRAADEPETRIYRCCKCNHSWREY, encoded by the coding sequence ATGATGTTCCCCAAGGACGGGAAGTATGTTTGTAATTCGTGTGGCGCTGTCAAGGAGATTGGCGGCAAGGCTGAGGTCATAAAGACGGATTCCAAGGAGAGGGAGACGACCGTCATCACGGAGAACGTGGCGACCCTTCCCAAGACCCGTATCCCCTGTCCGGAGTGCGGACACACCGAGGCGTTCTTCGTAATCAGGCAGACCCGTGCGGCGGATGAACCTGAGACCAGGATCTACCGCTGCTGCAAGTGCAACCACTCATGGAGAGAGTACTGA
- a CDS encoding glutamate dehydrogenase, translated as MAIKNKYLKEVYAGLEERNKDQPEFLQAVKEVLESLEPVVKARPELQEAGIIERIVEPERIIMFRVSWVDDKGKVQVNRGYRVQFNSAIGPYKGGLRLHPSVNLSILKFLGFEQIFKNSLTTLPIGGGKGGSDFDPKGKSDGEVMRFCQAFMTELAKHIGADTDVPAGDIGVGSREIGYMFGQYKRLQNEFTGVLTGKAIPCGGSLARTEATGYGLCYFTEEMLKAKKKSFKGKKVVISGSGNVATYACQKATQLGATVIAVSDSNGYIYDPKGIDYKIMKEIKEVKRDRIKTYVNYSKTAKYTEGCSGIWTIPCDIALPCATQNELDEKSAKILIKNGVFAVAEGANMPSTPGAVAAFQKAGVLFGPAKAANAGGVATSALEMSQNSQRLAWTFDEVDAKLHDIMVNIYKQAADAAAKYGMEGNLVAGANIAGFEKVANAMLWQGISY; from the coding sequence ATGGCAATCAAGAACAAGTATCTGAAGGAAGTCTATGCCGGTCTCGAGGAACGCAACAAGGATCAGCCCGAATTCCTTCAGGCTGTGAAGGAAGTGCTGGAGTCCCTCGAGCCCGTCGTCAAGGCAAGGCCCGAGCTCCAGGAAGCTGGAATCATCGAGAGGATCGTCGAGCCCGAGAGGATCATCATGTTCCGTGTCTCGTGGGTGGACGACAAGGGCAAGGTCCAGGTCAACCGCGGATACCGTGTCCAGTTCAACTCAGCCATCGGACCCTACAAGGGAGGACTCAGGCTCCACCCGTCCGTCAACCTCTCCATCCTGAAGTTCCTCGGATTCGAGCAGATCTTCAAGAACAGTCTCACCACGCTCCCCATCGGAGGAGGAAAGGGAGGATCGGACTTCGACCCCAAGGGCAAGTCCGACGGAGAGGTCATGCGCTTCTGCCAGGCCTTCATGACAGAGCTCGCCAAGCACATCGGTGCCGACACGGATGTCCCTGCCGGAGACATCGGAGTCGGAAGCAGAGAGATCGGATACATGTTCGGACAGTACAAGAGGCTCCAGAACGAGTTCACCGGCGTCCTGACCGGAAAGGCCATCCCCTGCGGAGGATCCCTGGCAAGGACAGAGGCGACCGGATACGGACTCTGCTACTTCACCGAGGAGATGCTCAAGGCAAAGAAGAAGTCCTTCAAGGGCAAGAAGGTCGTCATCTCCGGATCCGGAAACGTCGCGACATACGCCTGCCAGAAGGCCACACAGCTCGGTGCGACGGTCATCGCTGTCTCGGATTCCAACGGTTACATCTACGACCCCAAGGGAATCGACTACAAGATCATGAAGGAGATCAAGGAGGTCAAGAGGGACAGGATCAAGACCTACGTCAACTACTCCAAGACCGCCAAGTACACCGAGGGATGCTCCGGTATCTGGACGATCCCCTGTGACATCGCACTCCCCTGTGCCACTCAGAACGAGCTGGACGAGAAGTCCGCAAAGATCCTGATCAAGAACGGTGTCTTCGCAGTCGCCGAGGGAGCCAACATGCCCAGCACACCCGGTGCGGTTGCTGCCTTCCAGAAGGCAGGGGTCCTCTTCGGACCCGCCAAGGCGGCTAACGCCGGAGGAGTCGCGACATCCGCACTCGAGATGAGCCAGAACAGCCAGAGGCTCGCATGGACATTCGACGAGGTCGATGCCAAGCTCCACGATATCATGGTCAACATCTACAAGCAGGCAGCTGACGCCGCCGCGAAGTACGGCATGGAGGGCAACCTCGTCGCAGGAGCGAACATCGCCGGATTCGAGAAGGTCGCCAACGCCATGCTCTGGCAGGGGATCTCCTACTGA
- a CDS encoding Met-10+ like protein, with the protein MKRVVFARLPSEEAGPMIRELMAKDYVDLHAKIGKDPDYRYVPILPEHVDDVKAMGLETQEGEAHTLDRRSPQEKIRDILCSVEGLADIVPDKWEYVGDIVIVRMDPRCGPYKDLIGRTYAEVLGAKTVCADVKGVSGEFRQPSMEIIYGTETESVRLENGIYYGFDVTKVMFASGNTDERMRMRNLDCSGETVVDMFAGIGYFTLPLAKYSGARKVFACEKNPESYEFLCRNIRDNELQDKVIPILSDNRNLLGKHFADRILMGYVQTTSDFLPKALTMIKPGGIIHYHDTFYVNEYEDRIRSIFDSASGPDGYEILRIHEVKSYAPSVSHYVADVRIRPSRLNPMQ; encoded by the coding sequence ATGAAGAGGGTCGTCTTCGCTAGGCTGCCGTCGGAGGAGGCGGGGCCTATGATCCGCGAACTGATGGCCAAGGATTATGTGGACCTCCATGCGAAGATAGGCAAGGATCCCGACTACCGTTACGTCCCCATCCTCCCTGAGCACGTGGACGACGTGAAGGCCATGGGGCTGGAGACCCAGGAGGGCGAGGCCCACACCCTGGACCGCAGGAGCCCCCAGGAGAAGATACGCGACATCCTGTGCTCCGTGGAAGGCTTGGCGGACATTGTGCCAGACAAGTGGGAGTACGTCGGTGATATCGTGATCGTGAGGATGGATCCGCGCTGCGGACCGTACAAGGACCTCATAGGCAGGACGTACGCCGAGGTGCTCGGGGCCAAGACCGTCTGCGCGGATGTCAAGGGGGTCTCTGGGGAGTTCAGGCAGCCCAGCATGGAGATCATCTACGGCACGGAGACGGAATCCGTCCGTCTGGAGAATGGGATCTACTACGGGTTCGACGTCACGAAGGTCATGTTCGCATCCGGGAACACCGACGAGAGGATGAGGATGAGGAACCTCGATTGCTCCGGGGAGACGGTCGTGGACATGTTCGCCGGAATAGGCTACTTCACGCTCCCTCTGGCCAAGTATTCCGGGGCCAGGAAGGTCTTCGCGTGCGAGAAGAATCCCGAATCCTACGAGTTCCTGTGCAGGAACATCCGCGACAACGAGCTCCAGGACAAGGTCATACCGATCCTCTCGGACAACCGCAACCTGCTCGGGAAGCATTTCGCCGACCGCATTCTGATGGGATATGTTCAGACCACATCGGACTTCCTGCCGAAGGCCCTGACGATGATAAAGCCCGGCGGGATCATACACTATCACGATACTTTCTACGTCAACGAATACGAGGACAGGATAAGGTCCATATTCGACAGTGCCAGCGGTCCCGATGGTTATGAGATCCTGAGGATACACGAGGTCAAATCCTATGCTCCGTCGGTATCCCATTACGTGGCGGATGTCCGCATCAGACCTTCTCGCCTGAACCCGATGCAGTGA
- a CDS encoding DNA polymerase sliding clamp subunit PCNA family Pcn: MFCAELKSDTLKGLVTIISTLIDEVKFTIKPEGMTLKAVDAAHVAMIEMDIAKEAFESYSAEDTEIGLDLEKVKGVIKLAGSGEIIRMEQDDATGKLVFKVGNITRRMSLIDTTGMSDPKVPQLKLLANITVPVEELQKGIRAVESISDHITLKASPEFFELSCEGDTDSVSLKLDNKSATISTTSEVCSMFPPDYLANIIKAIPAGTQVNIELDNDYPVKLVFGLAGGAVQVDYLLAPRIESE; this comes from the coding sequence ATGTTCTGCGCAGAACTCAAGTCCGATACCCTCAAGGGCCTCGTGACCATCATCTCCACCCTCATCGACGAGGTCAAATTCACAATTAAGCCGGAAGGGATGACGCTCAAGGCCGTTGACGCAGCACACGTCGCCATGATCGAGATGGACATCGCCAAGGAGGCCTTCGAGTCCTATTCAGCCGAGGACACGGAGATCGGTCTCGACCTCGAGAAGGTCAAGGGAGTCATCAAGCTCGCCGGATCCGGCGAGATCATCCGCATGGAGCAGGACGATGCAACCGGAAAGCTCGTGTTCAAGGTCGGTAACATCACCAGGCGCATGAGCCTCATCGACACCACCGGAATGAGCGACCCCAAGGTCCCGCAGCTCAAGCTCCTCGCCAACATCACGGTCCCCGTGGAGGAGCTCCAGAAGGGAATCCGCGCGGTCGAGTCCATATCCGACCACATCACGCTCAAGGCGAGTCCGGAATTCTTCGAGCTGTCCTGCGAGGGCGACACAGACTCTGTCAGCCTGAAGCTCGACAACAAATCTGCGACCATCTCAACGACCTCAGAGGTCTGCAGCATGTTCCCCCCGGACTACCTGGCCAACATCATCAAGGCCATCCCCGCCGGGACACAGGTCAACATCGAGCTCGACAACGACTACCCGGTCAAACTGGTCTTCGGCCTGGCCGGCGGAGCGGTGCAGGTCGACTACCTCCTCGCACCCAGGATCGAGAGCGAGTGA